The proteins below are encoded in one region of Engraulis encrasicolus isolate BLACKSEA-1 chromosome 1, IST_EnEncr_1.0, whole genome shotgun sequence:
- the LOC134458133 gene encoding B-cell receptor CD22-like, translating into MKENHQTTTAANQLHLQPVSREDRGNYTCSLKGHEKYPSSALVLDVQYPPENVSLSVVPSTERMEGDSVTLTCSSDANPPVHSYRWFKFKMDARHIPVESSGENKEQLNITNMMPTDGGSYYCEAENSVGVANSTEVSIIGCITLWMILRVFERYTVQEMVKKDEYENQYNNVGIHGAGPQGHAPGGSEEQGVNSNPVNPRTK; encoded by the exons ATGAAGGAGAATCACCAGACTACAACTGCCGCCAACCAGCTGCATCTCCAGCCAGTCAGCAGAGAGGACAGGGGGAACTACACCTGCTCACTAAAGGGCCATGAGAAGTACCCATCCTCTGCACTTGTCCTAGACGTCCAGT ATCCTCCAGAGAATGTGAGTCTGTCTGTTGTTCCTTCAACTGAGAGGATGGAAGGGGACtcagtgactctgacctgcagcagtgatgccaatCCTCCTGTCCACAG TTACAGATGGTTCAAGTTCAAAATGGACGCCAGGCACATTCCAGTGGAGTCcagtggagaaaacaaagagCAGCTGAACATCACCAACATGATGCCCACAGATGGCGGCTCATACTACTGCGAGGCAGAGAACTCTGTGGGAGTGGCAAACTCCACTGAAGTCTCCATCATTG GTTGCATAACTCTCTGGATGATATTGAGAGTATTTGAAAGGTAcacggtgcaggaaatggtcaaaaag GATGAGTATGAAAACCAGTATAACAATGTGGGGATCCATGGAGCCGGGCCTCAGGGCCATGCACCTGGCGGTTCAGAGGAGCAGGGGGTTAACTCCAACCCTGTCAACCCCAGGACCAAGTAA